The Chthoniobacterales bacterium genomic interval TGGGGTTTGCATAGGGAGGTGAGAGCGTAGGTGGCGAAGTTCCCGGTGTCAAAGCCATCGCGGCGCGTTGACGCAGCCGGTGCGGGCTGCGACACTTTCGGGCATGGCTGAAGGTCAAGGTTCCACGGGAAATGTCATTGCAGCGCTGGCGAGTTTCTTCATCCCGGGGCTGGGGCAGCTCATTCAGGGGCGGCTTCTCCCGGCCTTGCTCTTCTTCGTGGCCGCCGCGGCGCTGTGGGTGATTCTCATGGGATGGATCATCCATCTTTGGGCGATCATCGACGCGGCGCTCTGGAAGCCGAAGGGCTGATGACCTCTTGTGACGAGCCTTTCACGCGAAAGCGCTTGTCAATCCCATGACCCGGGGCCGACGGTGGCGGAATGACGACTCCCGACATCTTTCGCGACGACGAATCCGGCGATATGGACGTGTTTGTGCCCCCGGCGCTGACCGGCGCTCTGATCGAGTTCCTGCGCGGAAAGGTTCCCTTCTTCGGGGTGACCATCGAATCGGCCTTTGACGACGAGGAGGAAGTCGATACTCGCGAGGAAGGCGACGAGGAGGACACGGAGCCGGTCGACGCCTTCAGCTTCCCGAGCGAGGTGGACGAGGACGAACTCGCGGCGCTCCTCGACGAGTTTTTCTCCGCCCGGTAACGCAGTTCGCACCACGCTCCGCTCATGAGTGATCCCGCCGCCCCTGCCTCGTCCAGCCCCGAGCGGGCGCTGTTCGATCGCATCTATCGCGAGATGGTGGACAGCTTCGACGAGGAGCTGGAGCTGGAACTCGAGGACGGCGAACTGTCGCCGGACCAGCGACCCCACACCGGCGACGAAGAGGCCGCGCAACGGGCTTTTCGCAGCCGGTATTTCCGGGAGCTGTTCCGCCTGCAGGGCGAGCTCGTCAAGATGCAGGAATGGGTGGTCGCCACGGGGCACAAGCTCGTCATTCTTTTCGAAGGGCGCGACGCCGCAGGCAAGGGCGGCTCGATCAAGCGCATCACCCAGCGGCTGAATCCCCGCGTGTGCCGCGTCGCCGCGCTGCCCGCGCCGAATAACCGCGAACGCACCCAGTGGTATTTCCAGCGCTACGTCGCGCACCTGCCCGCCGCCGGCGAGATCGTCTGCTTCGATCGCAGCTGGTATAATCGCGCCGGCGTCGAGCGCGTGATGGGCTTCTGCACCGAGGAGGAATACCAGGAGTTCTTCCGCAGCGTGCCGGAGTTCGAGAAAATGCTCATCCGCTCGGGCATTCAGCTCGTGAAATACTGGTTCTCGATCACCGACGACGAACAGGAGTTCCGATTCGAGTGCCGGGTGAACGATCCGCTCAAGCAGTGGAAACTCTCGCCGATGGACCTCGAAAGCCGCCGCCGCTGGGAGGAATACACCGTCGTGAAGGAGATCATGTTCGAGCGCACGCACATCCCCGAGGCGCCGTGGTGGATCGTTCACGGCGTCGACAAGAAGCGTGCGCGGCTGAACTGCATCCATCACTTGCTCGGCCAGGTGCCTTACAGGCCGGTCGAGCACGCTCCAATCGTGCTGCCCGAGCGTGAGCATCATCCCGACTATCGTCGGAAGCCGAATCCGCCCGAGATGCTCGTGCCGGAAGTTTATTGACGCCTGTCGGCGTGCAAGGGGATTGCGCCCATCGATGATCGGCCCGTTCTTCCGCGCCCGTCACCACCGCGTGATTCCGAAATCCCTGCGGGGAACAGCGATGGGTGTCGATAGTTTGTTCCGCCGAGGCTGGTGTGGCCCGCGATCGGCGCTAGATTGAGGAAGTCATGAAACCGCTTCTCAACTACATCGGCGGCAAATTCATCCCCGCACGGGAAGGCTGCTCGCGCGAATTCCTAAATCCGGCCGACAATTCGTTGCTCGGCCTTGCAACCGAATCCGACGCCGCCGACGCGGAGGCCGCCATCGATGCGGCCCGGGCGGCTTTTGATGACGGGCCCTGGCCGTGGACGCCCGCTCCGGAGCGCGCGGCGAAACTTTTCAAGCTCGCCGACCTCATCGATGCGAATGCCGAGGAGTTCTCCCGCCGGGACACGTTGAATAATGGCAAGCCTCGCCGCGAGGCGCGGTTCGACGCGGCCGACGCGGCGGCGTGTTTCCGCTACTATGCGGGCCTGGCGACGAAGCCGCACGGCGAGACCTACGAGCTTGGCGATCCGAACATCGTCTCGATGTCGGTGCGCGAGCCCGTCGGCGTTTGCGGGCAGATCATTCCGTGGAATTACCCGCTGCTGATGGCCGCGTGGAAACTGGCGCCCGGCCTCGCGGCAGGAAATTGCTGCATCCTGAAGCCGTCGGAACTCACGCCGTGGAGCGCGCAGTTGCTGTTCGAGCTCCTCGACGAGGTCGGGTTTCCTCCCGGCGCGGTGCAGCTTCTTTATGGAGCGGGCGATCCGACCGGGGCCGCGCTCGCGGCGAGCGATCGCGTCGACAAGATCGCGTTCACCGGGGGCACGGCCACGGGGCGGCGGATCATGCAGGCTGCGACGGGAAATTTGAAGCGCGTGACGCTCGAGCTGGGCGGGAAGTCGCCGATCCTGATGTTTGCGGACACGGATCCCGACGTGGCGCTGGAATACGCGATGTTTGGCATTTTCGCCGGGCAGGGCGAGGTGTGCAACGCGGGTTCACGCCTGTTTCTCGAGCGAAGCATGCTGGATGAATTTCTGCCCCGGCTGGTGGCGGCGACGGAGCGCATCGTGGTCGGGGCGGGTTCCGACGAAGCGACGGAGATGGGCCCGCTCATCTCGAAGGCTCACCAGCAAAAGGTGCTCGGCTACATCGAGAGTGGCCGGGACGCTGGCGCACAACTCCTGACCGGTGGCGGCGCCTGCGAAGATGACGCCCGGGCGGCTGGGAATTTCGTGCAACCGACGATCTTCATGAATGTTCCGCCCGATGCGAAAATCTGGCGCGAGGAAATTTTTGGGCCGGTGCTTTGCATCGACACGTTCGAGAGCGAGGAGGAAGCCGTTCGCAAGGCCAACGATACGCCCTACGGCCTCGCCGGCGCGGTTTTCACGAAGGACGGAGCTCGCGCCCAGCGGGTGATTCGTCGTCTCCGCGCGGGAGTGACGTGGATCAATACCTTCCACTTCACGTTCAACGAAGCGCCGTGGGGCGGTTACAAACAGAGCGGCTTCGGGCGCGAACTCGGGCCGCACGGCTACGACGCCTACACCGAGATCAAGCAGATCACGACGCACCTCGCGCCGGGGCCGCTGGGCTGGTTCAAGGGGCTGGCCTGAGCGAGGTCCACACCCAGTCGTCGGCGGTGGAGGGGCCGAGC includes:
- the ppk2 gene encoding polyphosphate kinase 2 encodes the protein MSDPAAPASSSPERALFDRIYREMVDSFDEELELELEDGELSPDQRPHTGDEEAAQRAFRSRYFRELFRLQGELVKMQEWVVATGHKLVILFEGRDAAGKGGSIKRITQRLNPRVCRVAALPAPNNRERTQWYFQRYVAHLPAAGEIVCFDRSWYNRAGVERVMGFCTEEEYQEFFRSVPEFEKMLIRSGIQLVKYWFSITDDEQEFRFECRVNDPLKQWKLSPMDLESRRRWEEYTVVKEIMFERTHIPEAPWWIVHGVDKKRARLNCIHHLLGQVPYRPVEHAPIVLPEREHHPDYRRKPNPPEMLVPEVY
- a CDS encoding aldehyde dehydrogenase family protein; this translates as MKPLLNYIGGKFIPAREGCSREFLNPADNSLLGLATESDAADAEAAIDAARAAFDDGPWPWTPAPERAAKLFKLADLIDANAEEFSRRDTLNNGKPRREARFDAADAAACFRYYAGLATKPHGETYELGDPNIVSMSVREPVGVCGQIIPWNYPLLMAAWKLAPGLAAGNCCILKPSELTPWSAQLLFELLDEVGFPPGAVQLLYGAGDPTGAALAASDRVDKIAFTGGTATGRRIMQAATGNLKRVTLELGGKSPILMFADTDPDVALEYAMFGIFAGQGEVCNAGSRLFLERSMLDEFLPRLVAATERIVVGAGSDEATEMGPLISKAHQQKVLGYIESGRDAGAQLLTGGGACEDDARAAGNFVQPTIFMNVPPDAKIWREEIFGPVLCIDTFESEEEAVRKANDTPYGLAGAVFTKDGARAQRVIRRLRAGVTWINTFHFTFNEAPWGGYKQSGFGRELGPHGYDAYTEIKQITTHLAPGPLGWFKGLA